The following proteins are encoded in a genomic region of Agromyces sp. CF514:
- the tsaD gene encoding tRNA (adenosine(37)-N6)-threonylcarbamoyltransferase complex transferase subunit TsaD codes for MNREAPLVLGIETSCDETGIGIVRGTELLANVIASSMDEHARYGGVVPEVAARAHLEALGPSIEAALEASGVSLDELDAVAVTSGPGLAGALMVGVGAAKALALALEKPIYAVNHLVGHVGADLLDAEAPLETPTVALLVSGGHTSLLLVRDLVSDVELLGETIDDAAGEAFDKVARVLGLPYPGGPEIDRAAIGGDPNAIRFPRGLTQPKDQAAHRYDFSFSGLKTAVARWVEQREAAGEPVPVADVAASFREAVADVLVTKAIAACTELGVPRLLLGGGVVANARLRELAQERADAAGVALRVPPLSLCTDNGAMIAALGSQLIMAGHDPSGLAFGADSTLPATEIQVA; via the coding sequence ATGAACCGCGAAGCCCCCCTCGTGCTCGGCATCGAGACCTCGTGCGACGAGACCGGCATCGGCATCGTCCGCGGCACCGAGCTGCTCGCGAACGTCATCGCCTCGTCGATGGACGAGCACGCGCGCTACGGCGGCGTCGTGCCCGAGGTCGCGGCCCGCGCCCACCTCGAGGCGCTCGGGCCGAGCATCGAGGCCGCGCTCGAGGCATCCGGAGTCTCCCTCGACGAGCTCGACGCCGTGGCCGTCACCAGCGGACCCGGCCTCGCCGGAGCGCTCATGGTCGGCGTCGGCGCGGCCAAGGCGCTCGCGCTCGCGCTCGAGAAGCCGATCTACGCCGTCAACCACCTCGTCGGACACGTCGGCGCCGACCTGCTCGATGCCGAGGCGCCCCTCGAGACGCCCACGGTCGCGTTGCTGGTGTCCGGCGGGCACACCTCGCTGCTGCTCGTGCGCGACCTCGTCTCGGACGTGGAGCTGCTGGGCGAGACGATCGACGATGCCGCGGGCGAGGCCTTCGACAAGGTCGCGCGCGTGCTCGGGCTGCCCTACCCGGGCGGGCCCGAGATCGACCGCGCCGCGATCGGCGGCGACCCGAACGCGATCCGCTTCCCGCGAGGCCTCACACAGCCGAAGGACCAGGCGGCGCATCGCTACGACTTCAGCTTCTCGGGCCTGAAGACCGCGGTGGCGCGCTGGGTCGAGCAGCGCGAGGCGGCCGGCGAGCCCGTGCCCGTCGCCGATGTCGCCGCGAGCTTCCGCGAGGCCGTCGCCGACGTGCTCGTGACCAAGGCGATCGCCGCATGCACCGAGCTCGGGGTGCCGCGCCTGCTGCTCGGCGGCGGCGTGGTCGCCAACGCCCGTCTCCGCGAGCTCGCGCAGGAGCGGGCGGATGCCGCGGGCGTAGCGCTGCGCGTCCCGCCGCTCTCGCTCTGCACCGACAACGGGGCGATGATCGCCGCGCTCGGGTCGCAGCTCATCATGGCCGGGCACGACCCGTCGGGACTCGCGTTCGGCGCCGACTCGACGCTGCCGGCGACCGAGATCCAGGTCGCCTGA
- the rplM gene encoding 50S ribosomal protein L13 gives MTRTYTPKANEIQRDWVIIDATDIVLGRLASHTAALLRGKHKPTFANHMDTGDFVIIVNAEKVALTGQKLLQKKAYRHSGYPGGLKAVGYAELLEKNPVRAVEKAIRGMLPKNSLGRAQLKKLKVYAGSEHPHAAQQPKPYTLTQVAQ, from the coding sequence GTGACGCGCACCTACACCCCCAAGGCGAACGAGATCCAGCGCGACTGGGTCATCATCGACGCCACCGACATCGTTCTCGGCCGCCTTGCGAGCCACACCGCAGCCCTGCTGCGCGGCAAGCACAAGCCGACCTTCGCGAACCACATGGACACCGGTGACTTCGTCATCATCGTCAACGCCGAGAAGGTGGCCCTCACCGGCCAGAAGCTCCTCCAGAAGAAGGCGTACCGCCACTCGGGCTACCCGGGCGGACTCAAGGCGGTCGGCTACGCCGAGCTCCTCGAGAAGAACCCCGTCCGCGCCGTCGAGAAGGCGATCCGCGGCATGCTCCCGAAGAACTCGCTCGGCCGCGCCCAGCTCAAGAAGCTGAAGGTCTACGCAGGCTCGGAGCACCCGCACGCGGCTCAGCAGCCCAAGCCGTACACCCTCACCCAGGTCGCCCAGTAA
- the rimI gene encoding ribosomal protein S18-alanine N-acetyltransferase — MSVFMRRARLSDVDAIMLLERATFITDAWSEDLMRAEISGEHGYYLVAVDEEAEPERRLMGYAGLYAPAGTGDADVQTIAVAPFTRGVGLGRGLMHALITHARRVHVSRVFLEVRADNPIAKALYESLGFVEIGVRKGYYQPDGVDAISMRLDVPEAVAQPAAGGSGARHGRPAASGPASKPANPASPAGGAR; from the coding sequence ATGAGCGTGTTCATGCGGCGCGCGCGCCTTTCCGACGTCGATGCGATCATGCTGCTCGAGCGCGCGACGTTCATCACCGACGCCTGGTCCGAGGACCTGATGCGGGCCGAGATCTCGGGCGAGCACGGCTACTACCTCGTCGCCGTCGACGAGGAGGCCGAGCCCGAACGGCGCCTCATGGGGTATGCGGGCCTGTATGCCCCGGCGGGCACGGGCGACGCCGACGTGCAGACCATCGCGGTCGCACCGTTCACACGCGGCGTCGGGCTCGGGCGCGGCCTCATGCACGCGCTCATCACGCACGCCCGCCGCGTGCACGTCTCGCGGGTCTTCCTCGAGGTGCGCGCCGACAACCCGATCGCCAAGGCGCTCTACGAGTCGCTCGGCTTCGTCGAGATCGGGGTGCGCAAGGGCTACTACCAGCCCGACGGCGTCGATGCGATCAGCATGCGGCTCGACGTGCCCGAGGCGGTGGCGCAGCCCGCCGCGGGCGGAAGCGGCGCCCGGCACGGCCGCCCCGCGGCATCCGGGCCCGCATCGAAGCCGGCGAACCCCGCGTCGCCCGCCGGAGGAGCGAGATGA
- the tsaE gene encoding tRNA (adenosine(37)-N6)-threonylcarbamoyltransferase complex ATPase subunit type 1 TsaE, with product MRRIEVADAAAMEEFGRELGAGLTAGDLLVLSGPLGAGKTTLTRGLGAGLGVRGPVQSPTFVLARTHPSLVGGAPLVHVDAYRLGSAELVEDLDLDFARSVVVVEWGSGLVDDVSESWLEVDIERPQGAAVTEAGTGAGSDSDAELLGADEPRVVTVRGFGPRWAGTAYADAR from the coding sequence ATGAGGCGCATCGAGGTCGCGGATGCCGCGGCCATGGAGGAGTTCGGCCGCGAGCTCGGCGCCGGGCTGACGGCCGGCGACCTGCTCGTGCTCTCCGGGCCGCTCGGCGCGGGCAAGACGACCCTGACCCGCGGGCTCGGCGCCGGCCTCGGCGTGCGCGGACCCGTGCAGTCGCCGACCTTCGTGCTCGCCCGCACCCATCCGAGCCTCGTGGGCGGGGCGCCGCTCGTGCACGTCGATGCCTACCGACTCGGCAGCGCCGAGCTCGTCGAGGACCTCGACCTCGACTTCGCGCGCTCGGTCGTGGTCGTCGAGTGGGGCTCCGGCCTCGTCGACGACGTGAGTGAGTCGTGGCTCGAGGTCGACATCGAGCGGCCGCAGGGTGCGGCCGTGACGGAGGCCGGCACCGGCGCAGGCAGCGACTCCGACGCCGAGCTCCTGGGCGCCGACGAGCCCCGCGTCGTCACGGTGCGCGGCTTCGGACCGCGCTGGGCGGGCACCGCCTACGCCGACGCTCGGTAG
- the glmS gene encoding glutamine--fructose-6-phosphate transaminase (isomerizing) — protein sequence MCGIVGYVGQRNSVDVLMGGLKRLEYRGYDSAGVAVVDDDGAIETAKRAGKLQVLADELAAHPLHEGRTGIGHTRWATHGGPTDRNAHPHLGDEGRLALIHNGIIENFAELKQELLDEGFAFESETDTEVAAVLLGREMHRTGDLREAFRHVVNRLEGAFTLLAVHRDAPGLVVGARRNSPLVIGLGEGENFFGSDVAAFVEYTKRAVAIGQDQIVAITADDVVVTDFDGAPVEVEPFDVAWDASAAEKGGWSSFMRKEVAEQPDAVANTVRGRIVDGEVHIPELESFGDDELRGIRRITIIACGTASYAGQVAKYAIEQWARVPVEVELSHEFRYREPVIDDDTLVLSISQSGETMDTLMAVKYAREQGARTISICNTQGATIPRESDAVVYTHAGPEVAVASTKAFVAQITALYLFGLHLARVRGTIPSDVLAAALGELQAVPAKLETALGQSARVAELAHWMADTRSVLFLGRHVGYPIAMEGALKLKELAYIHAEGFAAGELKHGPIALIEPGQPVFVIVPSPRGSANLHSKVVSNIQEIRARGARVIAIAEEGDAAVLPYADEVIRIPLAAPLFEPLLAVVPLQVFAMELSQAKGLDVDQPRNLAKSVTVE from the coding sequence ATGTGTGGAATTGTCGGCTACGTCGGGCAGCGCAACAGCGTCGACGTGCTCATGGGAGGCCTGAAGCGCCTCGAGTATCGCGGTTACGACTCGGCGGGAGTGGCCGTCGTCGATGACGACGGTGCGATCGAGACGGCCAAGCGGGCCGGCAAGCTGCAGGTGCTCGCCGACGAGCTCGCCGCCCACCCGCTGCACGAGGGCCGCACCGGCATCGGGCACACGCGGTGGGCGACCCACGGGGGGCCGACGGACCGCAACGCGCATCCGCACCTCGGCGACGAGGGGCGCCTCGCGCTCATCCACAACGGCATCATCGAGAACTTCGCCGAGCTCAAGCAGGAGCTCCTCGACGAGGGCTTCGCGTTCGAGTCCGAGACCGACACCGAGGTCGCCGCCGTGCTGCTCGGCCGCGAGATGCACCGCACGGGTGACCTGCGCGAGGCGTTCCGGCACGTCGTGAACCGCCTCGAGGGCGCGTTCACCCTGCTCGCCGTGCATCGCGACGCCCCCGGTCTCGTCGTCGGCGCGCGCCGCAACTCGCCGCTCGTGATCGGCCTCGGCGAGGGCGAGAACTTCTTCGGGTCGGATGTCGCGGCCTTCGTCGAGTACACGAAGCGCGCCGTGGCGATCGGGCAGGACCAGATCGTCGCGATCACGGCCGACGACGTGGTCGTCACCGACTTCGACGGCGCACCCGTCGAGGTGGAGCCGTTCGACGTCGCGTGGGACGCCTCGGCCGCCGAGAAGGGCGGCTGGTCCTCGTTCATGCGCAAGGAGGTCGCCGAGCAGCCCGATGCGGTCGCGAACACCGTCCGCGGGCGCATCGTCGACGGCGAGGTGCACATTCCGGAGCTCGAGTCGTTCGGCGACGACGAGCTCCGCGGCATCCGTCGCATCACGATCATCGCGTGCGGCACCGCGTCGTACGCGGGCCAGGTCGCGAAGTACGCGATCGAGCAGTGGGCGCGCGTTCCGGTCGAGGTCGAGCTCAGCCACGAGTTCCGCTACCGCGAGCCGGTCATCGACGACGACACGCTCGTGCTCTCGATCAGCCAGTCGGGCGAGACGATGGACACGCTCATGGCCGTGAAGTACGCCCGTGAGCAGGGCGCCCGCACGATCTCGATCTGCAACACGCAGGGCGCGACGATCCCGCGGGAGTCCGACGCGGTCGTGTACACGCATGCCGGCCCCGAGGTCGCGGTCGCGTCGACCAAGGCGTTCGTCGCCCAGATCACGGCGCTCTACCTCTTCGGCCTGCACCTGGCGCGCGTGCGCGGCACGATCCCGTCCGACGTGCTCGCGGCGGCACTGGGCGAGCTGCAGGCGGTCCCGGCCAAGCTCGAGACCGCGCTCGGCCAGTCGGCGCGGGTCGCCGAGCTCGCGCACTGGATGGCCGACACGCGATCGGTGCTCTTCCTCGGTCGCCATGTGGGCTATCCGATCGCGATGGAGGGTGCGCTGAAGCTCAAGGAGCTCGCGTACATCCACGCCGAGGGCTTCGCCGCGGGCGAGTTGAAGCACGGCCCCATCGCGCTGATCGAACCGGGCCAGCCGGTGTTCGTGATCGTGCCGAGCCCGCGGGGTTCGGCGAACCTGCACTCGAAGGTCGTCTCGAACATCCAGGAGATCCGGGCGCGCGGTGCCCGGGTCATCGCGATCGCCGAAGAGGGTGACGCAGCGGTGCTCCCGTACGCCGACGAGGTCATCCGGATCCCGCTCGCGGCGCCCCTGTTCGAACCGCTGCTCGCGGTCGTGCCACTGCAGGTGTTCGCGATGGAGCTCTCGCAGGCGAAGGGCCTCGACGTCGACCAGCCGCGCAACCTCGCCAAGTCGGTGACGGTGGAGTGA
- the glmM gene encoding phosphoglucosamine mutase, whose amino-acid sequence MPRLFGTDGVRGLANRELTADLALGLAQAAAAVLTQGRHADELRAAGRRPVAVVARDPRVSGEFLTAAVSAGLASSGVDVLDAGVIPTPATAFLIDSIDADFGVMISASHNPAPDNGIKFFSFGGTKLPDEVEDRIESYLGRQKLAPIGGGVGRIRRFADAEDRYVVHLLGTLPNRLDGIHVVLDCAHGAAAGVSPETFRDAGAKVTVIGADPDGLNINDGVGSTHLDHLAAAVLEHGADLGIAHDGDADRCLAVDADGNVIDGDMIMAILAVAMHERGALTDDTLVVTVMSNLGLRRAMAERGIRVVETKVGDRYVLEALAAEGLALGGEQSGHVIMSEFATTGDGVLTGLHLVAEMARTGKTLAELASVMTVYPQVLVNVRGVDHHALAGDDEIAAAVAAAEAELGESGRVLLRPSGTEPMVRVMVEALSQDDAERHAASLAAIVESRLALSS is encoded by the coding sequence ATGCCTCGGCTCTTCGGAACCGACGGGGTCCGGGGCCTGGCCAACCGTGAACTCACGGCTGACCTGGCCCTGGGCCTCGCCCAGGCGGCTGCCGCCGTGCTCACGCAGGGACGGCACGCCGATGAACTCCGCGCAGCGGGTCGTCGACCCGTCGCGGTGGTCGCGCGCGATCCGCGCGTCTCCGGTGAGTTCCTCACCGCCGCCGTCTCGGCCGGCCTCGCGAGCTCCGGTGTCGACGTCCTCGACGCCGGTGTGATCCCGACGCCCGCCACGGCGTTCCTCATCGACTCGATCGACGCCGACTTCGGCGTCATGATCTCGGCGTCGCACAACCCGGCGCCCGACAACGGCATCAAGTTCTTCTCGTTCGGCGGCACGAAGCTCCCCGACGAGGTCGAGGACCGCATCGAGTCCTATCTCGGTCGTCAGAAGCTCGCGCCCATCGGCGGCGGTGTCGGCCGGATCCGTCGGTTCGCCGACGCCGAGGACCGATACGTCGTGCACCTGCTCGGCACGCTCCCGAATCGTCTCGACGGCATCCACGTCGTGCTCGACTGCGCCCACGGCGCGGCGGCCGGCGTCTCGCCCGAGACCTTCCGCGACGCGGGCGCCAAGGTCACCGTGATCGGCGCCGACCCCGACGGCCTGAACATCAACGACGGCGTCGGCTCGACGCACCTCGACCACCTCGCCGCCGCCGTGCTCGAGCACGGCGCAGACCTGGGCATCGCGCACGACGGCGACGCCGACCGCTGCCTCGCCGTCGACGCCGACGGCAACGTCATCGACGGCGACATGATCATGGCGATCCTCGCCGTGGCCATGCACGAGCGCGGTGCGCTCACCGACGACACGCTCGTCGTCACGGTCATGTCGAACCTCGGCCTGCGCCGGGCGATGGCCGAGCGCGGCATCCGCGTCGTCGAGACCAAGGTGGGCGACCGGTACGTGCTCGAGGCGCTCGCGGCCGAGGGCCTCGCGCTCGGCGGCGAGCAGTCGGGCCACGTCATCATGAGCGAGTTCGCGACGACCGGCGACGGCGTGCTCACCGGGTTGCACCTCGTCGCGGAGATGGCGCGCACGGGAAAGACCCTCGCGGAGCTCGCGTCGGTGATGACCGTCTACCCCCAGGTGCTCGTGAACGTTCGCGGCGTCGACCACCACGCGCTCGCCGGCGACGACGAGATCGCCGCCGCCGTGGCCGCCGCCGAGGCCGAGCTCGGCGAGTCCGGCCGCGTGCTGCTCCGCCCGTCGGGCACCGAGCCGATGGTGCGCGTCATGGTCGAGGCCCTCAGCCAAGACGACGCCGAGCGCCACGCGGCATCCCTCGCGGCGATCGTCGAATCGCGCCTCGCGCTCTCGAGCTGA
- a CDS encoding tRNA pseudouridine(38-40) synthase TruA — MTRDDEQAPAVAEGATADSVVRIRLGIAYDGTDFSGWSRQPSLRTVQGVIEEALSTLFRRTGVAPRLTVAGRTDAGVHARGQVAHLDVPEAALSSVTKGRRGHAGESSTPAGVLARRLTGIIGADADVVITWADVAPAGFDARFSAVWRRYEYTVADSEASRDPLVRRSTVAHPRVLDVEAMDAAAGSLLGLHDFATYCRPREEATTIRTLQHYGWRRRADGVLVASLQADAFCHSMVRGLVGACVAVGEGRLEASDPLALLRAAERTSAFKVMPAKGLVLTEVGYPADDELEARAMQTRARRELHVEGVIG; from the coding sequence ATGACCCGTGACGACGAGCAGGCGCCCGCGGTCGCGGAGGGCGCGACTGCGGACTCCGTCGTGCGCATCCGTCTCGGCATCGCCTACGACGGCACCGACTTCAGCGGCTGGAGCCGACAGCCGTCGCTGCGCACGGTGCAGGGCGTCATCGAGGAGGCCCTCTCGACGCTGTTCCGGCGAACGGGAGTCGCCCCGCGGCTCACCGTGGCCGGGCGCACCGACGCCGGCGTGCACGCTCGCGGCCAGGTCGCCCATCTCGACGTGCCCGAGGCCGCGCTCAGTTCGGTGACGAAGGGCCGTCGCGGCCATGCGGGCGAATCGTCGACGCCTGCCGGGGTGCTCGCGCGCCGTCTCACGGGCATCATCGGCGCCGATGCCGACGTCGTGATCACGTGGGCGGACGTCGCTCCCGCCGGGTTCGACGCTCGCTTCTCGGCCGTCTGGCGGCGCTACGAGTACACCGTGGCCGATTCGGAGGCCTCGCGCGATCCGCTCGTCAGGCGGTCGACCGTCGCCCATCCGCGGGTGCTCGACGTCGAGGCGATGGATGCCGCGGCCGGTTCGCTGCTCGGCCTCCACGACTTCGCGACGTACTGCAGGCCGCGCGAGGAGGCCACGACGATCCGCACGCTCCAGCACTACGGCTGGCGCAGGCGGGCCGACGGCGTGCTCGTGGCCTCGCTGCAGGCCGACGCGTTCTGCCACTCGATGGTGCGCGGGCTCGTCGGAGCATGCGTGGCGGTCGGCGAGGGGCGGCTCGAGGCATCCGATCCGCTGGCGCTGCTGCGCGCCGCCGAGCGGACGAGCGCATTCAAGGTGATGCCTGCGAAGGGACTCGTGCTGACCGAGGTCGGCTACCCGGCCGACGATGAGCTCGAGGCTCGCGCGATGCAGACGCGGGCACGGCGCGAATTGCATGTCGAAGGGGTCATCGGCTAG
- the alr gene encoding alanine racemase, whose amino-acid sequence MNEHAANASFREAVVDLDAVRANVATLAAQVAPAEIMAVVKANAYGHGAVPVAHAALDGGATWLGVADLDEAFELRAAGITAPVLAWLHGPDASFAEAIAGDVDLGVSSIDQLRRISDAAGGHGPSGGRASVHLKIDTGLSRNGVPPEEWVEAVAFAAILEAQGRIRVRGVFSHLANTDDAADRAQLAAFDDALAAASAAGLDPELRHLASTAAALRMPASRFDLVRAGIGTYGIPPYGDGTTSADLGLRPVMTLRACVAAVRRVEAGVGVSYSHTWRAECPTTLALVPLGYADGIPRQASGRAEVLLAGRRRPIVGRIAMDQFVVDAGDAEVAVGDEVVLFGDPQTGAPSADDWADAADTIGYEIVTRIGHRVPRTYTGRA is encoded by the coding sequence ATGAACGAGCACGCCGCGAACGCATCCTTCCGCGAGGCCGTCGTCGACCTCGACGCCGTGCGCGCGAACGTCGCGACGCTCGCCGCGCAGGTCGCCCCTGCCGAGATCATGGCCGTCGTGAAGGCGAACGCGTACGGCCACGGCGCCGTGCCGGTCGCGCACGCGGCCCTCGACGGCGGCGCGACCTGGCTCGGCGTCGCCGACCTCGACGAGGCCTTCGAACTGCGCGCCGCGGGCATCACCGCGCCCGTGCTCGCGTGGCTGCACGGACCCGACGCATCGTTCGCCGAGGCGATCGCGGGCGACGTCGACCTCGGCGTGTCGTCGATCGACCAGCTCCGACGCATCTCGGATGCCGCGGGCGGCCACGGCCCGTCGGGCGGGCGCGCCTCGGTGCACCTGAAGATCGACACGGGGCTCAGCCGGAACGGCGTGCCCCCCGAGGAGTGGGTCGAGGCGGTGGCGTTCGCCGCGATCCTCGAGGCGCAGGGCCGCATCCGCGTGCGTGGCGTCTTCAGCCACCTCGCCAACACCGACGACGCCGCCGACCGCGCGCAGCTCGCCGCCTTCGACGACGCGCTCGCCGCGGCATCCGCTGCCGGGCTCGACCCCGAGCTGCGACACCTGGCCTCGACGGCCGCAGCCCTGCGCATGCCCGCCTCGCGATTCGACCTCGTGCGAGCGGGCATCGGCACCTACGGCATCCCGCCCTACGGCGACGGCACCACCTCGGCCGACCTCGGCCTGCGCCCCGTGATGACCCTGCGCGCGTGCGTCGCCGCGGTGCGCCGCGTCGAGGCGGGCGTCGGCGTCTCGTACAGCCACACGTGGCGCGCCGAATGCCCCACGACCCTCGCCCTCGTGCCGCTCGGCTATGCGGACGGCATCCCGCGTCAGGCGTCGGGCCGCGCCGAGGTGCTCCTCGCGGGTCGACGGCGGCCGATCGTCGGACGCATCGCGATGGACCAGTTCGTGGTCGACGCCGGCGACGCCGAGGTCGCGGTGGGCGACGAGGTCGTGCTGTTCGGCGACCCGCAGACGGGTGCGCCCTCGGCCGACGACTGGGCCGACGCCGCCGACACGATCGGCTACGAGATCGTCACGCGCATCGGCCATCGCGTGCCCCGCACCTACACGGGGCGCGCATGA
- a CDS encoding holo-ACP synthase — protein sequence MIVGIGIDVVDIVRFERSIARTPALVDRLFAESERGRPARSLAARFAAKESLIKALGGHAVVRWHEMKVVQDAEGNPDFELSGGLADHVAALGIDRVHLSMSHDAGIASAFVILESSGAAA from the coding sequence GTGATCGTCGGCATCGGCATCGACGTGGTCGACATCGTCCGCTTCGAGCGGTCGATCGCGCGGACCCCCGCGCTCGTCGATCGCCTGTTCGCCGAGAGCGAACGCGGCAGGCCGGCGCGGTCCCTGGCCGCCCGGTTCGCGGCCAAGGAGTCGCTCATCAAGGCGCTCGGCGGCCACGCCGTCGTGCGCTGGCACGAGATGAAGGTCGTCCAGGACGCCGAGGGCAACCCCGACTTCGAGCTCAGCGGGGGCCTCGCCGATCACGTCGCCGCGCTCGGCATCGACCGCGTGCACCTGTCGATGAGCCACGACGCGGGCATCGCGAGCGCCTTCGTGATCCTCGAGTCGAGCGGAGCCGCCGCATGA
- the coaA gene encoding type I pantothenate kinase, giving the protein MELPRADWSALAPSVPAPLSETEIVQLRGLGEPLDLREISEVYLPLSRLLNLYVGGTKALRNATGEFLRERVETTPFVIGVAGSVAVGKSTIARVLRELLARWEHTPRVELITTDGFLFPNAELERRGLMARKGFPESYDRRALLRFVSEVKAGAPEVRAPFYSHLAYDIVPDAQITVRRPDVLIVEGLNVLQPPGPGHRLAVSDLFDFSIYVDARTSDIARWYEERFLKLQRGAFTNPRSYFHRYASLTEDEARARASEIWRSINEPNLLQNVRPTRSRASLVLRKSADHTVSTVLLRKL; this is encoded by the coding sequence ATGGAACTCCCCCGCGCCGACTGGTCCGCGCTCGCGCCGTCCGTGCCCGCCCCGCTCAGCGAGACCGAGATCGTGCAGCTCCGCGGGCTCGGCGAACCGCTCGACCTGCGCGAGATCTCCGAGGTCTACCTGCCCCTCAGCCGGTTGCTGAACCTCTACGTCGGCGGCACGAAGGCCCTGCGCAACGCGACCGGCGAGTTCCTGCGCGAACGCGTCGAGACCACGCCCTTCGTCATCGGCGTCGCCGGTTCGGTCGCGGTGGGCAAGTCGACCATCGCGCGCGTGCTGCGCGAGCTCCTGGCCCGTTGGGAGCACACGCCCCGCGTCGAGCTCATCACGACCGACGGGTTCCTGTTCCCGAACGCCGAGCTCGAGCGTCGCGGGCTCATGGCGCGCAAGGGCTTCCCCGAGTCGTACGACCGTCGCGCGCTGCTGCGCTTCGTCAGCGAGGTGAAGGCCGGCGCCCCCGAGGTGCGGGCCCCCTTCTACTCGCACCTGGCCTACGACATCGTGCCCGACGCGCAGATCACGGTGCGCCGACCCGATGTGCTCATCGTCGAGGGCCTCAACGTGCTCCAGCCCCCCGGGCCCGGCCACCGCCTCGCCGTGAGCGACCTCTTCGACTTCTCGATCTACGTCGACGCGCGCACGAGCGACATCGCGCGCTGGTACGAGGAGCGGTTCCTCAAGCTCCAGCGCGGCGCCTTCACGAACCCGCGCTCGTACTTCCACCGCTACGCGAGTCTCACCGAAGACGAGGCCCGCGCCCGCGCGAGCGAGATCTGGCGCAGCATCAACGAGCCCAACCTGCTCCAGAACGTGCGGCCCACCCGGTCGCGAGCCTCGCTCGTGCTCCGCAAGAGCGCCGACCACACCGTGTCGACCGTGCTGCTGCGCAAGCTCTGA
- the tsaB gene encoding tRNA (adenosine(37)-N6)-threonylcarbamoyltransferase complex dimerization subunit type 1 TsaB has protein sequence MLLAIDTSTGTSVAVVDHDAGVIAEVGTADTMRHAEVVGELIREALEFAHVRPGRLSGVAAGMGPGPFTGLRVGIAAAHAFAVGIRKPFVPVVSHDAVAFTWYRDGGSGPMQVVTDARRREFAVSAYDGLDADGLPIRVHGPALHPRDDVPERTGTRLDAAIVSAGGIGMVAELAFAAGRLPLTGDAPLYLRAPDVTPSAGKRVLR, from the coding sequence ATGCTGCTCGCGATCGACACCTCGACGGGCACGAGCGTCGCCGTCGTCGACCACGACGCCGGGGTGATCGCCGAGGTCGGCACGGCCGACACCATGCGGCACGCCGAGGTCGTTGGCGAACTCATCCGCGAGGCGCTCGAGTTCGCGCACGTCCGGCCGGGCCGGCTCTCGGGCGTCGCCGCCGGCATGGGGCCGGGGCCGTTCACCGGTCTGCGCGTCGGCATCGCCGCGGCGCACGCGTTCGCGGTCGGCATCCGCAAGCCCTTCGTGCCCGTGGTGAGCCACGACGCAGTGGCGTTCACGTGGTACCGCGACGGTGGTTCGGGCCCGATGCAGGTCGTGACCGACGCTCGCCGCCGCGAGTTCGCGGTGTCCGCGTACGACGGCCTCGATGCCGACGGGCTGCCGATCCGCGTGCACGGGCCTGCCCTGCACCCTCGTGACGACGTGCCCGAGCGCACGGGCACGCGCCTCGACGCCGCCATCGTCTCTGCAGGCGGCATCGGCATGGTCGCCGAGCTGGCCTTCGCCGCCGGGCGCCTGCCGCTCACGGGCGACGCGCCGCTCTACCTCAGGGCGCCCGACGTGACGCCCTCCGCCGGGAAGCGCGTGCTGCGATGA
- the rpsI gene encoding 30S ribosomal protein S9: protein MAKIADQLDAAPESYTTESAPAAAPTTPRAVLNVSGAAVGRRKQAIARVRVVPGNGDIKVNGRAFADYFPNKLHQQLITDPFTVLELTGSYDVIGKITGGGPSGQAGALRLAIARALNEIDRENNRPTLKKAGFLTRDARVIERKKAGLKKARKAPQFSKR, encoded by the coding sequence ATGGCGAAGATCGCAGACCAGCTCGACGCGGCTCCGGAGAGCTACACCACCGAGAGCGCCCCCGCGGCAGCTCCCACGACCCCCCGTGCCGTCCTCAACGTGTCCGGCGCAGCCGTCGGCCGTCGCAAGCAGGCCATCGCCCGCGTGCGCGTCGTTCCCGGCAACGGCGACATCAAGGTCAACGGCCGCGCGTTCGCGGACTACTTCCCGAACAAGCTGCACCAGCAGCTCATCACCGACCCGTTCACCGTGCTCGAGCTCACCGGCTCGTACGACGTGATCGGCAAGATCACCGGCGGCGGCCCCTCGGGCCAGGCCGGCGCGCTGCGCCTCGCCATCGCGCGTGCGCTCAACGAGATCGACCGCGAGAACAACCGCCCGACCCTGAAGAAGGCCGGCTTCCTCACCCGTGACGCCCGCGTCATCGAGCGCAAGAAGGCCGGTCTCAAGAAGGCCCGCAAGGCTCCCCAGTTCTCGAAGCGCTAA